A part of Penaeus vannamei isolate JL-2024 chromosome 1, ASM4276789v1, whole genome shotgun sequence genomic DNA contains:
- the LOC113821367 gene encoding uncharacterized protein, whose amino-acid sequence MTEARPPLLPLSQHRQEVASSLKRPLALEGGHFTPPRKKRKLYRPHAGAILGRAASRWFKSARNTCESKACQTPVVAIPRLPVGCRSFPVPWGRKQRTASTGTQTCASDLSRKTSHLAELFEKHEEKVRCTFNNEYVSMFRKWSSDFIPLESEGVTVCEQTESGRTVATNTRYVGWRSPAQRSRRRQSWLRAARGWSRAGRMANASTQTEEGQAEQ is encoded by the coding sequence ATGACAGAGGCCAGGCCACCGCTTTTGCCCTTGTCACAGCACCGTCAGGAGGTTGCGTCATCACTCAAGCGCCCTCTCGCTCTCGAAGGAGGGCACTTCACTCCgccaaggaaaaagaggaaattgtACCGTCCACACGCAGGTGCTATCTTGGGCAGAGCAGCCTCCAGGTGGTTCAAGAGTGCGAGGAACACATGCGAATCCAAGGCCTGTCAAACGCCCGTAGTAGCCATCCCGCGCCTCCCCGTGGGCTGCCGATCTTTCCCTGTGCCGTGGGGCAGGAAGCAGCGCACCGCGTCCACGGGCACGCAGACCTGCGCAAGTGACCTCTCGAGGAAGACCTCACACCTGGCCGAGCTCTTCGAGAAGCATGAAGAGAAGGTAAGATGTACTTTTAACAACGAATATGTAAGCATGTTTAGGAAATGGTCGAGTGATTTCATTCCTTTGGAGAGCGAGGGGGTGACGGTGTGCGAGCAGACGGAGAGCGGGCGCACCGTGGCGACCAACACGCGCTACGTCGGCTGGCGGAGTCCGGCGCAGCGCTCCCGCCGGAGGCAGAGCTGGCTGAGGGCGGCCCGCGGGTGGTCGCGCGCCGGCCGCATGGCGAACGCCTCGACGCAGACGGAGGAAGGCCAGGCTGAACAATAA